One segment of Micromonospora sp. M71_S20 DNA contains the following:
- a CDS encoding carboxymuconolactone decarboxylase family protein gives MLTHVRHVTPVAPDAADGPVARVYRQMVDDFGVLAPPVLLHSPAPDVLRACWLMLRETLLAEGLVGRDAKEVVATAVSESNRCPYCVEVHGATAAGLLGDAGGWLAAGVGGIGDRRLRALAEWARHSGADSPARRRRPPFPAEHGPELIGVVVAFHYLNRMVSVFLQDSPLPPTPAGMRTGVRRTAARIMGALARADRPPGRSLELLPPAPPEADLAWAVGQPHVAAAFARAGQAVRRRGEAALPEHVRRRVLACLADAPPPAPGGGRWVDAAVAELSPAERPAARLALLTALAPYRVTDADVAACRAGGADDATLVAVTAWASLAAARRIGARLYEDGPAPPPAGVPGADLAVGEEASRAGES, from the coding sequence CCCACGTCCGGCACGTGACGCCGGTCGCCCCGGACGCCGCCGACGGGCCCGTCGCCCGGGTCTACCGGCAGATGGTCGACGACTTCGGGGTCCTCGCGCCCCCGGTGCTGCTGCACTCCCCCGCCCCCGACGTGCTGCGCGCGTGCTGGCTCATGCTGCGCGAGACGCTGCTCGCCGAGGGGCTGGTCGGCCGCGACGCGAAGGAGGTGGTGGCCACCGCCGTCTCCGAGAGCAACCGGTGCCCGTACTGCGTGGAGGTGCACGGCGCGACGGCGGCCGGGCTGCTGGGCGACGCGGGCGGGTGGCTGGCGGCCGGGGTCGGCGGGATCGGCGACCGGCGGCTGCGGGCCCTGGCCGAGTGGGCCCGGCACAGCGGGGCCGACAGCCCTGCGCGCCGCCGTCGGCCGCCGTTCCCTGCCGAGCACGGGCCGGAGCTGATCGGCGTGGTGGTGGCCTTCCACTACCTCAACCGGATGGTGAGCGTCTTCCTCCAGGACTCCCCGTTGCCGCCCACGCCGGCCGGGATGCGCACCGGGGTCCGGCGCACGGCCGCCCGCATCATGGGGGCGCTGGCCCGCGCCGACAGGCCACCCGGTCGTTCCCTGGAGCTGCTGCCACCCGCCCCGCCGGAGGCCGACCTGGCCTGGGCCGTCGGCCAGCCGCACGTGGCCGCCGCCTTCGCCCGCGCCGGCCAGGCGGTCCGCCGCCGCGGCGAGGCCGCCCTGCCGGAGCACGTCCGGCGGCGGGTACTGGCCTGCCTGGCCGACGCCCCGCCCCCGGCGCCGGGCGGCGGGCGGTGGGTCGACGCCGCCGTCGCCGAGCTGTCGCCGGCCGAGCGACCGGCCGCCCGGCTGGCGCTGTTGACCGCGCTCGCGCCGTACCGGGTCACCGACGCCGACGTCGCCGCCTGCCGTGCCGGCGGTGCCGACGACGCCACGCTGGTCGCGGTCACCGCCTGGGCGAGCCTGGCCGCGGCCCGCCGGATCGGGGCCCGGCTGTACGAGGACGGCCCCGCCCCGCCCCCGGCCGGCGTACCCGGCGCCGACCTCGCCGTCGGGGAGGAGGCCTCGCGTGCGGGCGAGTCGTGA